From the Nocardiopsis changdeensis genome, one window contains:
- a CDS encoding trifolitoxin immunity protein, with translation MVHDGGTVRRPAGPGSPFVRALLAHLESWPGAPRHLGLEDGDEVLEYLPGAVAAARLLRGFHDLTEGTPLAAGAEAVCHNDIAPKNTVFRGGRPVAFMAHLCRQFLGLGPTAEAGASARAIAAVRDAYGLPDPQGALVDRVLWWQTLTADGIEEGAARGDAALRAFVERGAVAEACAAHRWVTAHRETLAAP, from the coding sequence GTGGTTCATGACGGGGGCACGGTCCGCCGGCCCGCCGGGCCCGGCAGCCCGTTCGTCCGCGCGCTCCTCGCCCACCTCGAGTCCTGGCCGGGGGCGCCCCGCCACCTCGGCCTCGAGGACGGGGACGAGGTCCTGGAGTACCTGCCGGGGGCGGTGGCGGCGGCCCGCCTCCTGCGCGGGTTCCACGACCTCACCGAGGGGACACCGCTCGCGGCGGGTGCGGAAGCCGTCTGCCACAACGACATCGCGCCGAAGAACACGGTGTTCCGCGGGGGACGGCCGGTGGCCTTCATGGCGCACCTGTGCCGGCAGTTCCTCGGCCTGGGGCCGACTGCTGAGGCCGGGGCCTCGGCCCGCGCCATCGCGGCGGTTCGCGATGCCTACGGCCTGCCGGACCCGCAGGGTGCCCTGGTGGACCGCGTCCTCTGGTGGCAGACCCTCACCGCCGACGGCATTGAAGAGGGAGCCGCCCGGGGCGACGCCGCCCTCCGCGCGTTCGTGGAGCGCGGAGCCGTCGCCGAGGCCTGTGCCGCCCACCGTTGGGTCACCGCCCACCGGGAGACCTTGGCCGCCCCTTGA
- a CDS encoding ergot alkaloid biosynthesis protein — protein sequence MKVLVTGATGTTARALIPVLDGLGAEVVAASRRPGPGRGVRFDWYDPGGHDAALDGVDRVYLVPPPLDADPVEAMGPFLERAHRRGVRRAVLLGASAVPTGGPVVGRVARMVLEVFDEAVVLRPSWFMQNFVGDHPHATGFREQGAIATATEGGRVGFVDARDIAAVAAHALTGAEPVEREPVLTGPEALGYDEVAAIYGEVTGREVVHESLEPGDVERALAAAMPVEVARMLVRLDGLIASGAEDRVTDTVERITGRPPGDLRTVLRRDLRP from the coding sequence GTGAAGGTCCTCGTGACGGGGGCGACGGGGACGACCGCCCGCGCGCTCATCCCCGTGCTGGACGGACTCGGCGCGGAGGTGGTCGCGGCGAGCCGCCGTCCGGGACCGGGGCGGGGCGTCAGGTTCGACTGGTACGACCCGGGCGGCCACGACGCGGCCCTCGACGGCGTCGACCGCGTGTACCTGGTGCCGCCGCCGCTGGACGCGGACCCGGTCGAGGCCATGGGGCCGTTCCTGGAGCGGGCGCACCGCCGCGGCGTGCGCCGGGCGGTGCTGCTCGGCGCGTCGGCCGTTCCCACCGGAGGACCAGTGGTGGGGCGGGTGGCGCGGATGGTGCTGGAGGTGTTCGACGAGGCGGTGGTGCTGCGGCCGTCGTGGTTCATGCAGAACTTCGTGGGGGACCACCCGCACGCGACCGGGTTCCGGGAGCAGGGGGCGATCGCGACGGCCACCGAGGGCGGACGGGTGGGGTTCGTCGACGCCCGCGACATCGCGGCGGTCGCCGCGCACGCGCTGACCGGCGCGGAGCCGGTCGAACGGGAGCCGGTCCTCACCGGACCCGAGGCGCTGGGCTACGACGAGGTCGCCGCGATCTACGGCGAGGTGACGGGGCGGGAGGTCGTGCACGAGTCACTGGAACCCGGCGACGTGGAGCGGGCGCTGGCGGCGGCGATGCCGGTGGAGGTGGCACGGATGCTGGTGCGGCTCGACGGCCTCATCGCCTCGGGTGCCGAGGACCGCGTCACGGACACGGTCGAACGCATCACCGGTCGGCCGCCCGGCGACCTCCGCACGGTACTCCGACGCGACCTGCGCCCCTGA
- the prfB gene encoding peptide chain release factor 2: MAELDPAEKIKDLAATLASVTAVLDLEAMSTRIEELREQSADPELWADQGNAQKVTRELSSLESMVNKIEGIGRRLDDLGVLYELAEAEEDADTRAEADRELEQLRKEIGELEVRTLLNGPHDEHEALVTINSQAGGVDAADWAQMLQRMYLRWAERHGYPTEIYETSYAEEAGIKSTSFAVKAPFAYGTLRGEHGTHRLVRISPFDNQNRRQTSFAGVDVVPVVEQSDHIDIDETELRIDVYRSSGPGGQGVNTTDSAVRITHLPTGIVVSCQNERSQLQNKATAMTMLQAKLLARKREEEQAALDDIRGESVSSWGTQMRNYVLQPYQSVKDVRTGMETGNTAAVLDGEIDEFIDAEIRWMRSRERSEDA, encoded by the coding sequence GTGGCAGAACTGGACCCAGCAGAGAAGATCAAGGACCTCGCGGCGACCCTGGCGAGCGTCACCGCCGTCTTGGACCTGGAGGCGATGAGCACCCGGATCGAGGAGCTGCGCGAGCAGTCCGCCGACCCGGAGCTGTGGGCCGACCAGGGCAACGCGCAGAAGGTGACGCGCGAGCTCTCCAGCCTGGAGTCCATGGTCAACAAGATCGAGGGCATCGGCCGGCGGCTCGACGACCTGGGCGTGCTCTACGAACTGGCCGAGGCCGAAGAGGACGCCGACACCAGGGCCGAGGCCGACCGCGAGCTGGAGCAGCTCCGCAAGGAGATCGGTGAGCTGGAGGTGCGCACCCTCCTCAACGGCCCGCACGACGAGCACGAGGCCCTCGTCACCATCAACTCCCAGGCGGGCGGCGTGGACGCCGCGGACTGGGCGCAGATGCTCCAGCGCATGTACCTGCGCTGGGCCGAGCGGCACGGCTACCCCACGGAGATCTACGAGACCTCCTACGCGGAGGAGGCGGGCATCAAGTCCACCTCGTTCGCGGTCAAGGCGCCGTTCGCCTACGGCACCCTGCGCGGCGAGCACGGCACCCACCGCCTGGTCCGCATCTCCCCGTTCGACAACCAGAACCGGCGCCAGACCTCCTTCGCCGGCGTGGACGTCGTCCCCGTGGTGGAGCAGAGCGACCACATCGACATCGACGAGACCGAGCTGCGCATCGACGTGTACCGCTCCTCGGGTCCCGGCGGCCAGGGCGTCAACACCACCGACTCGGCGGTGCGCATCACCCACCTGCCCACCGGGATCGTGGTGTCCTGCCAGAACGAGCGGTCCCAGCTCCAGAACAAGGCGACCGCGATGACGATGCTCCAGGCCAAGCTGCTGGCGCGCAAGCGCGAGGAGGAGCAGGCGGCGCTGGACGACATCCGCGGCGAGTCGGTGAGCAGCTGGGGCACCCAGATGCGCAACTACGTCCTCCAGCCCTACCAGAGCGTCAAGGACGTGCGGACCGGCATGGAGACGGGCAACACCGCTGCGGTGCTGGACGGCGAGATCGACGAGTTCATCGACGCCGAGATCCGCTGGATGCGCAGCCGGGAGCGGTCCGAGGACGCCTGA
- a CDS encoding nuclear transport factor 2 family protein codes for MGVEQGTPEAVFHELMDLLWRGDTAGWAGLVAEDAVMEFPFAPPGAVRRLDGREAVLAYMAGVPELFEFGAKPETVVHQTTDPGRAVIEMGLSARVRATGAPYEQRYVVVLEVAQGRVTSYRDYWDPLVAQAAGVGA; via the coding sequence ATGGGCGTGGAGCAGGGCACACCCGAAGCGGTGTTCCACGAGCTGATGGACCTGCTGTGGCGGGGCGACACCGCCGGCTGGGCCGGCCTGGTGGCCGAGGACGCCGTCATGGAGTTCCCGTTCGCGCCGCCGGGCGCGGTCCGGCGGCTCGACGGGCGGGAGGCGGTGCTGGCGTACATGGCGGGCGTCCCGGAGCTGTTCGAGTTCGGCGCGAAGCCGGAAACGGTGGTCCATCAGACGACCGACCCGGGCCGCGCCGTCATCGAGATGGGCCTGAGCGCCCGGGTCAGGGCGACGGGCGCGCCCTACGAGCAGCGGTACGTGGTCGTACTGGAGGTGGCCCAGGGGCGGGTCACCTCCTACCGCGACTACTGGGACCCGCTGGTGGCGCAGGCCGCGGGGGTGGGCGCGTGA
- a CDS encoding HAD family hydrolase: MLWNIDLTLLDVGRVMRAAYAEAFEKVTGEPLVYLTSTAGRTDSEMFFEFCARNYVDIEPDVDTLAQFLAALEAAFETRAGELAAKGRVMPGAAASLAAVASLPDTVQTVVSGSPRTVATAKLVAFGLDPYLNLAIGGYGSVNYPKSTLIQSIRLHAAEGGMIPDSSTVLITDNVSDVRAALIGGAVPVGVLNGPTTEGQLRDAGAQVVLPDLTDPRAVMTAVHQATDSTTAR; encoded by the coding sequence GTGCTATGGAACATCGACCTCACGCTCCTCGACGTCGGCCGGGTCATGCGGGCCGCCTACGCCGAGGCCTTCGAGAAGGTCACCGGTGAGCCCCTGGTCTACCTGACCTCGACCGCGGGCCGTACGGACTCGGAGATGTTCTTCGAGTTCTGCGCCCGCAACTACGTCGACATCGAGCCCGACGTCGACACCCTCGCCCAGTTCCTCGCGGCCCTGGAGGCCGCCTTCGAGACCCGCGCCGGGGAGTTGGCGGCCAAGGGGCGGGTGATGCCCGGGGCGGCGGCCTCGCTGGCGGCCGTGGCCTCGCTGCCCGACACCGTGCAGACGGTGGTCAGCGGCAGCCCCCGGACGGTGGCCACCGCCAAGCTGGTGGCCTTCGGCCTGGACCCCTACCTGAACCTGGCCATCGGCGGCTACGGGTCGGTCAACTACCCCAAGTCCACGCTCATCCAGTCCATCCGCCTGCACGCGGCGGAGGGCGGGATGATCCCCGACTCCAGTACCGTCCTGATCACCGACAACGTCTCCGACGTCCGGGCCGCCCTGATCGGCGGGGCCGTCCCGGTCGGGGTCCTCAACGGCCCCACGACGGAGGGGCAGCTGCGCGACGCGGGCGCGCAGGTCGTCCTGCCCGACCTCACCGACCCCCGCGCCGTGATGACCGCCGTCCATCAGGCGACCGATTCGACAACGGCTCGATAA
- a CDS encoding TetR/AcrR family transcriptional regulator, with translation MARENERADAARNRAAILAAADRLFAESPHGTAVSMDEIAEAAGVGKGTLFRRFGDRAGLVRAVFDARTAWFREALAAGPEPLGPGTPPRERVFGIMEALVRIKLDNTHLTQTLEEAPAGRGAELFASESYRLVHGLLADAVARAGQAPPAPDAAWTAHVLLGAVRADLVGHLVAAEGLTRGRALRDVRALVERLLGP, from the coding sequence GTGGCCCGCGAGAACGAACGCGCCGACGCCGCGCGCAACCGGGCGGCCATCCTGGCCGCCGCGGACCGGCTCTTCGCCGAATCACCGCACGGCACCGCGGTGTCCATGGACGAGATCGCCGAGGCGGCCGGGGTCGGCAAGGGCACCCTGTTCCGCCGCTTCGGCGACCGCGCGGGCCTGGTGCGCGCCGTCTTCGACGCGCGCACCGCCTGGTTCCGCGAAGCGCTGGCCGCGGGCCCCGAACCGCTGGGCCCGGGCACCCCGCCCCGGGAACGGGTCTTCGGGATCATGGAGGCCCTGGTGCGGATCAAGCTCGACAACACCCACCTGACGCAGACCCTGGAGGAGGCGCCCGCCGGGCGCGGCGCCGAGCTCTTCGCCTCCGAGTCCTACCGCCTCGTCCACGGTCTCCTGGCCGACGCCGTCGCCCGCGCCGGCCAGGCGCCTCCGGCGCCGGACGCCGCGTGGACCGCGCACGTCCTGCTCGGCGCCGTCCGGGCCGACCTGGTGGGCCACCTCGTCGCCGCCGAGGGACTCACCCGGGGCCGGGCGCTGCGCGACGTGCGCGCACTGGTGGAGCGGCTCCTCGGACCGTGA
- a CDS encoding NAD-glutamate dehydrogenase: MSGQSDGTLQQLLAEAATKWSPGPRLGADEAEAVRRFLPLYYRHTDPEEIAGRTPEQICGMAEAHRAFGAQRRPGRAKVRVHTPTVERDGWDSRTSIVETVTDNAPFLVSSVTMALRELNAGVRLIIHPQMTVGRDLEGELRQIDPELGGDGLLPVDESWMHIEIDRQTDPERIKEITDRLESVLNDVRYVDEDAAKMSDRAIRIADELAAYPDRLVAGGVDAREIGESVDFLRWVAGRHFTFMGYREYTLVTDENGDDALRPEPGTGLGIMRMDSPASTSFAALPPEIRGKAREPYILVLTKANSRSTVHRPKYLDYIGVKKFDAQGNIVGERRFLGLFTSQATNTGIAQIPILRRKQAEILALAGFEADSYDGRDLTELLETFPREELLQIPVGELYTIVRGVMRLRDRRGTKLFMRRDPYGGRYMSCFVYMPRDEYSTRVRLDIQQVLGEAFHGATMDHNVMIGAAPLARLYLVARARHGETLADIDQLALEEKVRRAARSWDTDLDDALTDAFGPDRATEYKERYGSGLSEAYKVDNQPEVAARDIGALEELLARTAPDERRGAFSASLYRHPDDDAWRFRVHRVGKPISLSRILPVLEHLGVEVVDEWPYDIDVQGVGRVWIYDFGLGPVTAADLPDERLKKLFEDAFDASWRGLGESDRFNTLVVRAGLDWRQLTVLRAYAKYLRQAGSTFTPDFLADILAANVGITGLLVDLFQTRFDPDQPDEGRTERTEALVRKIEGELDSVASLDHDRVLRSFLAVIRATLRTNHYQGNPYLVLKLDPQSIPDLPQPRPKLEMYVYSPRVEGVHLRFGRVARGGLRWSDRLEDFRTEVLGLVKAQMVKNSVIVPSGAKGGFVCKRLPEGGTREQVMAEVVACYKDFISGLLDVTDNLVDGAVVHPERTVLHDGDDSYLVVAADKGTATFSDTANEISKGRGFWLGDAFASGGSVGYDHKAMGITARGAWESVKYHFREMGVDVQSEPFTAVGIGDMSGDVFGNGMLLSQQIKLVAAFDHRHVFLDPDPDPHTSWVERKRLFELPRSNWEDYDPALISEGGGVYPRSAKSVPVSAQVRAALGIEDDVTALTPDELIRRVLTSPVDLLWNGGIGTYVKAASQTHAEVGDKANDQVRVDATELRVKVVGEGGNLGLTQPARIEFAREGGRVNTDFIDNSAGVDTSDHEVNIKIMLDREVRDGSLDADERDRLFIDMTDEVAELVLDNNYAQNTVLAAARKQAHQMLHVHGRYMRHLERTKVLKRKLEDLPSDKAIAERRAAGQGLTGPEFATLLSYTKISLKDQIGLSDLAQDPYLADTLVGYFPTPLRTERFARAVATHPLRREIIVNQVVNQMVNRSGLTFAFRLNEELGSSAADIARAYLVVQEVLRLQEFWGGVEELDHRISVDGQLTLLLETRKLAERSARWLLRNRTFPFDIRTEIGFFSEGVGGVLGRLVGLLRGRDREAFTERRDRYIGQGVPAELAERVAAMVPAYSTLDLVEIAHRTGRPVEKVAELYFELADRLNISWWRERIIDLPRDDRWGTMARGALRDDLYEAHAALTGRVLESGTPDDSVEALMLSWFEQNREAVQRAGITLSEIQENERFDLATLSVALRSFRSLVDD, from the coding sequence ATGTCCGGGCAATCCGACGGCACCCTCCAGCAGCTGCTCGCCGAAGCGGCGACCAAGTGGTCCCCCGGCCCGCGGCTCGGCGCCGACGAGGCCGAGGCCGTCCGCCGCTTCCTCCCGCTCTACTACCGGCACACCGACCCGGAGGAGATCGCGGGCCGCACCCCCGAACAGATCTGCGGCATGGCCGAGGCCCACCGCGCCTTCGGCGCTCAGCGCCGCCCCGGCCGCGCCAAGGTCCGCGTGCACACCCCGACCGTCGAGCGCGACGGCTGGGACTCCCGGACCAGCATCGTCGAGACCGTCACCGACAACGCGCCCTTCCTCGTCTCGTCCGTGACGATGGCCCTGCGCGAGCTCAACGCGGGCGTCCGCCTGATCATCCACCCCCAGATGACCGTGGGCCGCGACCTGGAGGGCGAACTCCGCCAGATCGACCCCGAGCTCGGCGGCGACGGCCTGCTGCCCGTCGACGAGTCCTGGATGCACATCGAGATCGACCGGCAGACCGACCCCGAGCGGATCAAGGAGATCACCGACCGGCTCGAGTCCGTCCTCAACGACGTCCGCTACGTGGACGAGGACGCCGCCAAGATGAGCGACCGGGCCATCCGGATCGCCGACGAGCTGGCCGCCTACCCCGACCGCCTGGTCGCCGGGGGCGTGGACGCCCGCGAGATCGGCGAGAGCGTCGACTTCCTGCGCTGGGTCGCCGGGCGCCACTTCACCTTCATGGGCTACCGCGAGTACACCCTGGTCACCGACGAGAACGGCGACGACGCCCTGCGCCCGGAGCCCGGCACCGGCCTGGGCATCATGCGCATGGACTCCCCGGCCTCCACCAGCTTCGCCGCCCTGCCCCCGGAGATCCGCGGCAAGGCCCGCGAGCCCTACATCCTGGTGCTCACCAAGGCCAACTCCCGCTCCACCGTCCACCGGCCCAAGTACCTGGACTACATCGGCGTCAAGAAGTTCGACGCCCAGGGCAACATCGTCGGCGAGCGCCGCTTCCTGGGGCTGTTCACCTCCCAGGCCACCAACACGGGCATCGCCCAGATCCCCATCCTCCGCCGCAAGCAGGCGGAGATCCTGGCCCTGGCCGGGTTCGAGGCCGACAGCTACGACGGCCGCGACCTCACCGAACTGCTGGAGACCTTCCCCCGCGAGGAGCTCCTCCAGATCCCCGTCGGCGAGCTGTACACCATCGTCCGCGGCGTCATGCGCCTGCGCGACCGCCGCGGCACCAAGCTGTTCATGCGCCGCGACCCCTACGGCGGCCGGTACATGTCCTGCTTCGTGTACATGCCGCGCGACGAGTACAGCACCCGCGTGCGCCTGGACATCCAGCAGGTGCTCGGCGAGGCCTTCCACGGCGCGACCATGGACCACAACGTCATGATCGGCGCCGCCCCGCTGGCCCGCCTCTACCTGGTGGCGCGCGCCCGCCACGGCGAGACCCTGGCCGACATCGACCAGCTCGCCCTGGAGGAGAAGGTCCGCCGGGCCGCCCGCTCCTGGGACACCGACCTCGACGACGCCCTCACCGACGCCTTCGGCCCGGACCGCGCCACCGAGTACAAGGAGCGGTACGGCTCCGGCCTCTCCGAGGCCTACAAGGTCGACAACCAGCCCGAGGTCGCCGCGCGCGACATCGGCGCCCTGGAGGAGCTGCTCGCCCGCACCGCGCCCGACGAGCGGCGGGGCGCGTTCTCCGCCAGCCTCTACCGGCACCCCGACGACGACGCCTGGCGCTTCCGCGTCCACCGCGTCGGCAAGCCCATCTCGCTCTCCCGGATCCTGCCGGTCCTGGAGCACCTGGGCGTCGAGGTGGTCGACGAGTGGCCCTACGACATCGACGTCCAGGGCGTGGGCCGGGTCTGGATCTACGACTTCGGCCTGGGCCCCGTCACCGCGGCCGACCTGCCCGACGAGCGGCTCAAGAAGCTGTTCGAGGACGCCTTCGACGCCTCCTGGCGCGGCCTGGGCGAGTCCGACCGGTTCAACACCCTGGTGGTCCGCGCCGGGCTGGACTGGCGCCAGCTCACCGTGCTGCGCGCCTACGCCAAGTACCTGCGCCAGGCCGGGTCCACCTTCACCCCCGACTTCCTGGCCGACATCCTGGCCGCCAACGTCGGGATCACCGGCCTGCTCGTCGACCTGTTCCAGACCCGCTTCGACCCGGACCAGCCCGACGAGGGCCGGACCGAGCGCACCGAGGCCCTGGTCCGCAAGATCGAGGGCGAGCTGGACTCGGTGGCCAGCCTGGACCACGACCGCGTGCTGCGGTCCTTCCTGGCCGTCATCAGGGCCACGCTGCGCACCAACCACTACCAGGGCAACCCCTACCTGGTGCTCAAGCTCGACCCGCAGAGCATCCCGGACCTGCCCCAGCCCCGGCCCAAGCTGGAGATGTACGTCTACTCGCCGCGCGTCGAGGGCGTCCACCTGCGCTTCGGCCGGGTCGCCCGCGGCGGCCTGCGCTGGTCGGACCGGCTGGAGGACTTCCGCACCGAGGTCCTGGGCCTGGTCAAGGCGCAGATGGTGAAGAACTCGGTGATCGTCCCCAGCGGCGCCAAGGGCGGCTTCGTCTGCAAGCGCCTGCCCGAGGGCGGCACCCGCGAGCAGGTCATGGCCGAGGTCGTCGCCTGCTACAAGGACTTCATCAGCGGCCTGCTCGACGTCACCGACAACCTGGTCGACGGCGCCGTCGTCCACCCCGAGCGCACCGTCCTGCACGACGGCGACGACTCCTACCTGGTGGTGGCGGCCGACAAGGGCACCGCGACGTTCTCCGACACCGCCAACGAGATCTCCAAGGGGCGCGGCTTCTGGCTGGGCGACGCCTTCGCCTCCGGCGGCTCGGTCGGCTACGACCACAAGGCCATGGGCATCACCGCCCGCGGCGCCTGGGAGTCGGTCAAGTACCACTTCCGGGAGATGGGCGTCGACGTCCAGAGCGAGCCCTTCACCGCGGTCGGCATCGGCGACATGTCCGGTGACGTGTTCGGCAACGGCATGCTGCTGTCGCAGCAGATCAAGCTGGTCGCCGCGTTCGACCACCGGCACGTGTTCCTCGACCCGGACCCGGACCCGCACACCTCCTGGGTGGAGCGCAAGCGGCTCTTCGAGCTGCCGCGCAGCAACTGGGAGGACTACGACCCGGCGCTGATCTCCGAGGGCGGCGGCGTCTATCCGCGCTCGGCCAAGTCCGTCCCGGTCAGCGCGCAGGTCCGCGCGGCCCTGGGCATCGAGGACGACGTCACGGCGCTGACCCCCGACGAGCTGATCCGCCGGGTCCTCACCTCCCCGGTGGACCTGCTGTGGAACGGCGGCATCGGCACCTACGTCAAGGCCGCCTCCCAGACCCACGCCGAGGTCGGGGACAAGGCCAACGACCAGGTCCGCGTCGACGCCACCGAGCTGCGCGTCAAGGTCGTGGGCGAGGGCGGCAACCTGGGCCTGACCCAGCCCGCCCGCATCGAGTTCGCCCGCGAGGGCGGCCGGGTCAACACCGACTTCATCGACAACTCGGCCGGCGTGGACACCTCCGACCACGAGGTGAACATCAAGATCATGCTCGACCGGGAGGTGCGCGACGGCTCCCTGGACGCCGACGAGCGCGACCGCCTGTTCATCGACATGACCGACGAGGTCGCCGAGCTGGTCCTGGACAACAACTACGCGCAGAACACGGTGCTGGCCGCCGCCCGCAAGCAGGCCCACCAGATGCTGCACGTCCACGGCCGCTACATGCGCCACCTGGAGCGCACCAAGGTCCTCAAGCGCAAGCTGGAGGACCTGCCCTCCGACAAGGCGATCGCGGAGCGGCGCGCCGCGGGCCAGGGCCTGACCGGCCCGGAGTTCGCGACGCTCCTCTCCTACACCAAGATCAGCCTCAAGGACCAGATCGGCCTGTCCGACCTGGCGCAGGACCCGTACCTGGCCGACACCCTGGTCGGGTACTTCCCGACGCCGCTGCGCACGGAGCGGTTCGCGCGGGCGGTGGCCACCCACCCGCTGCGCCGGGAGATCATCGTCAACCAGGTGGTCAACCAGATGGTCAACCGCTCCGGGCTGACCTTCGCCTTCCGCCTCAACGAGGAGCTGGGCTCCAGCGCCGCGGACATCGCCCGCGCCTACCTGGTCGTCCAGGAGGTGCTGCGCCTCCAGGAGTTCTGGGGCGGGGTGGAGGAGCTGGACCACCGCATCTCGGTGGACGGCCAGCTCACCCTGCTGCTGGAGACCCGCAAGCTGGCCGAGCGCTCGGCCCGGTGGCTGCTGCGCAACCGCACCTTCCCGTTCGACATCCGCACCGAGATCGGGTTCTTCTCCGAGGGCGTGGGCGGGGTCCTGGGCCGGCTGGTGGGCCTGCTGCGCGGCCGCGACCGCGAGGCGTTCACCGAGCGCCGCGACCGGTACATCGGCCAGGGCGTCCCGGCCGAGCTGGCCGAGCGGGTCGCGGCCATGGTGCCCGCCTACTCCACCCTGGACCTGGTGGAGATCGCGCACCGCACCGGCCGGCCGGTGGAGAAGGTCGCCGAGCTGTACTTCGAGCTGGCCGACCGGCTCAACATCAGCTGGTGGCGGGAGCGGATCATCGACCTGCCGCGCGACGACCGGTGGGGCACGATGGCGCGCGGCGCGCTGCGCGACGACCTGTACGAGGCGCACGCGGCCCTCACCGGCCGGGTGCTGGAGTCGGGCACGCCGGACGACTCGGTCGAGGCGCTGATGCTCTCCTGGTTCGAGCAGAACCGCGAGGCCGTCCAGCGGGCGGGGATCACCCTGTCCGAGATCCAGGAGAACGAGCGGTTCGACCTGGCCACCCTGTCGGTGGCGCTGCGGTCCTTCCGCTCCCTGGTCGACGACTGA
- a CDS encoding arylamine N-acetyltransferase family protein — MTTSWGTEALDLTAYLDRLGVPAQRPDGEYLDRLHEAHIRAFPFETVDALLGRSPAVDVRGVQEKFLGGGRGGYCFEHGVLFAAALERLGFEVHRRLGTVGPAGENARTHLLVEVVLDGRRLLADPGFGSGMRRPIAMEDGARSSGGGMTFGLARVARGRSRGWELRKQRGQGWEPLHVTHESEVYPVDLVAGNHFVATHPDSVFRRMLVVTGFLPDGIHASLTQDSVTLRAPGSPTRHGELAPEDLDPWLDRLGVRLPEDDRALLHKRLADLPSPT, encoded by the coding sequence ATGACGACCTCATGGGGCACCGAGGCCCTGGACCTGACGGCCTACCTGGACCGGTTGGGGGTGCCCGCACAACGGCCGGACGGGGAGTACCTGGACCGGCTGCACGAGGCGCACATCAGGGCGTTCCCCTTCGAGACCGTGGACGCGCTCCTGGGCCGGTCCCCGGCGGTCGACGTCCGGGGCGTGCAGGAGAAGTTCCTGGGCGGGGGGCGGGGAGGGTACTGCTTCGAGCACGGGGTGCTGTTCGCGGCCGCCCTGGAGCGGCTGGGCTTCGAGGTGCACCGGCGGCTGGGCACGGTCGGCCCCGCAGGCGAGAATGCACGGACGCACCTGCTGGTCGAGGTCGTGCTGGACGGCCGGCGGCTGCTGGCCGACCCGGGGTTCGGCTCGGGCATGCGGCGGCCGATCGCGATGGAGGACGGGGCCCGGAGCAGCGGGGGCGGGATGACCTTCGGCCTCGCCCGGGTGGCCCGCGGGCGGTCGCGGGGCTGGGAGCTGCGCAAGCAGCGGGGGCAGGGGTGGGAGCCGCTGCACGTGACCCACGAGTCGGAGGTGTACCCGGTGGACCTGGTCGCGGGGAACCACTTCGTCGCGACCCACCCGGACTCGGTGTTCCGCAGGATGCTGGTGGTGACGGGCTTCCTCCCCGACGGGATCCACGCCAGCCTCACCCAGGACTCGGTCACCCTCCGCGCCCCGGGCTCCCCCACCCGGCACGGGGAGCTGGCGCCGGAAGACCTCGACCCGTGGCTGGACCGCCTCGGCGTGCGCCTTCCGGAGGACGACCGCGCCCTCCTCCACAAGCGCCTCGCCGACCTCCCCTCCCCCACCTGA
- a CDS encoding DUF6912 family protein: MYVFLPSTLPALATVLDEGRVRVPVAFAADTDDEEAEYEAMYAAAEESLRLLAQDPAAPRRRVVLVANLADHLVEEEGREGPDVVRVRITGDSIPYKRLASAHIDDEAAAPDVAAAVADPDSGAADDHELMWYALQELRHLLA, translated from the coding sequence ATGTACGTCTTCCTGCCCAGCACCCTCCCCGCCCTCGCGACCGTCCTCGACGAGGGGAGGGTCCGGGTGCCGGTGGCGTTCGCGGCGGACACCGACGACGAGGAGGCGGAGTACGAGGCGATGTACGCGGCCGCCGAGGAGTCGCTGCGCCTCCTGGCGCAGGACCCCGCGGCCCCCCGCCGCCGCGTCGTGCTCGTCGCGAACCTGGCCGACCACCTGGTCGAGGAGGAGGGGCGAGAGGGACCGGACGTGGTCCGCGTCCGCATCACCGGCGATTCGATCCCGTACAAGCGCCTGGCCTCCGCGCACATCGACGACGAGGCCGCCGCCCCGGACGTCGCCGCAGCGGTGGCCGACCCGGACTCCGGCGCCGCGGACGACCACGAGCTCATGTGGTACGCGCTCCAGGAGCTGCGCCACCTCCTCGCCTGA